GATGCTTGGAGGATGCTCCAGTACAGCGTGTAGGCTCCAAGCCGGGGCCGTAGTGGAGGGTAGTTTGCCCGAGGTTCTGGAGCCTCCGATTTGTTCGGTCAAACAAACGAGTCCGAGCAGGGGCACTGGGGGGGTCTTGACCGCACCGGCAAAATTCAAACAAACAACATGACCCCGGGCATGGTCTACCTGCATGACAAGGTGACAAAACCTGCAATACCGAGATTGATCCGGCAAGCAAGTGATTCCAAGACAAACGGGATCAGCGTTCAGCCAAACGGAGTGCTTAGCCTCATGTACCTAATCCGACGGCTCGGGTCACAACTACCGCTCAAACATATCTACCCCAGGTTTTTGCAAAGCACAGATGAACTCATCTTGTTGACTAGTTACTACCCATGTACTCTCTGTCTCGCGGTCCCATGAGACCCAGGTCCATCTATTAAGTTTTATTACGTAGTAGCGCTCTGCAATTTTACCTTCGTTCTCGTTTATGGCTCTCGTTTAGCGCTCCCATTGACCACTCTCGTTCTCGTTTCTCGTTCTTGCTCGCTCGGTACTTGGCGTTAGTGCCGGAACTTGGACGACGTTAGGCCATGACGCAGCCTCGTTGTCGATTCTATCCTGGCACTTAAGAATACTTCAAAAGACGGTCATTCGCAACCTACAATGACTTACCAACAAGGCAATCAACTGTTCAACAACCAGACACAATGAAAACCACCACTCTCACCCTGGGTCTTCTCGCCGCCGTCCGAGCAGCCTATGCGGCCCCCCTATGCAACAGAACCACCTCCCTgagggaggaggctgccaagaaaGATATTCTCATCGGGTCTGGTGCCATCAACCCAGCCTATTTGGATGATCCTAGGTTCTCCGCCGTCCTTGCCGAGCAGTTCAACAGCCTGTCTCCCGAAAATGAGGGAAAGTGGGCGTTCCTCAACCCGACCAAAGGACATTACGACTGGACAAAGATCGACCGCCTCGTCGCCTTCGCCGAGGACAACAACATGGTCGTCAAAGGACATGGCCTCATCTCGGGCTGCTGCAACCCTAGCTATGTCGACGCCATAACCATGCCCGCAGAGCTTCGTGCTGCCATGACGGCTCACTTCGAGGCAGTCATGCATCGCTACGACGGCAAGGTGGATCGTTGGGACGTCGTCACTGAAGCCCTAGAAACGCAGGGCACCGTTCTGGAAACCAACAGCACCTTCTACAGGCTTCTCGGCCCCAGCTACATCGACGAGGCCTTCCGCATTGCCCGAGCAGCAGATCCAGATGCCAAATTGTTCTTCAACGAGAATCTTGTCGAGGTGCTCCCGGCCAAGCGACAGGCACTCCTCGAAATAGTCACTCGCCTCGTATCGGAGGGCGTCCCGATCGACGGAGTAGCCCTCCAGATGCACATCACCGAAGTTGCCCCAGAACCGGGCGTACTGACGGAAATGGTCAACTCCTACAAGGCGCTCGGATTGGAGGTGACGATtgctgagatggatgtcCACACCCTCAACACTACCCTCCAGATCGAAATCTACGGCGCCGTCATTACCGAGGCTCTGGACGCAGGCATCACTGACATCAGCTTCTGGGGCTTCACGGATAATCATGCTTACACCTGGCTGCCAGGCGCGAAGCCTCTCATGTTTAACGAGGACTACAAGCCCAAGGGCGCATTCTTCGCTACCCATGCCGCCCTGAAGAACTTTGTCAGCAAACCTTAGGCACTACGAGGCTTCGGTTTCAGGTTTTTGCAGTCGCCTCCCGAGGTTTCAGGCATGTTGGCGTAAAGGCAATCAACCACGGAATTCAATTTGTAAAGCTGTTACGTCTGGCAGGACTTGGATCGCATATCGTATACCAAGCCATGAATCCCGCAGCTGAAACATGAATTCTACTTCTTCTGTGTCTAACTTACCGAAAGTACATAGACTATTATTGTAGATATACCTCTTTTTTGCCTTATTCATCCTGTTGCTTCCTTAACCCTCGTGCCATTTGTCAACTATGTAACTCCATGTAGGCTGCAGCGTGATAGAATTGTGTACTTTAGTAATTCTTATACCAAGCCGTCTTTTCGTAAGTGGCTCAATGTTGGAAACGAATTCATACCTACTTGGTGGTCATCCCTCTGACGCTACCTCTCGGGCTCAGCAGCGTGCAAGGTCAAACATCAAGCGAACCCAAGTTCCAAATATAAAGATCATTACCGCTACAGGATATTTAAGCAGTCTAAGTGACATGAGACACgtgaactttttttttttaataaacATTGT
This region of Fusarium keratoplasticum isolate Fu6.1 chromosome 7, whole genome shotgun sequence genomic DNA includes:
- a CDS encoding Beta-xylanase, which codes for MKTTTLTLGLLAAVRAAYAAPLCNRTTSLREEAAKKDILIGSGAINPAYLDDPRFSAVLAEQFNSLSPENEGKWAFLNPTKGHYDWTKIDRLVAFAEDNNMVVKGHGLISGCCNPSYVDAITMPAELRAAMTAHFEAVMHRYDGKVDRWDVVTEALETQGTVLETNSTFYRLLGPSYIDEAFRIARAADPDAKLFFNENLVEVLPAKRQALLEIVTRLVSEGVPIDGVALQMHITEVAPEPGVLTEMVNSYKALGLEVTIAEMDVHTLNTTLQIEIYGAVITEALDAGITDISFWGFTDNHAYTWLPGAKPLMFNEDYKPKGAFFATHAALKNFVSKP